The Budorcas taxicolor isolate Tak-1 chromosome 25, Takin1.1, whole genome shotgun sequence genome includes a region encoding these proteins:
- the LOC128068800 gene encoding olfactory receptor 145-like, producing the protein MAEENTSSVREFILTGLTDQPVLQMPLFFLFLCFYMVTVTGNLGLITLIGLNSHLHIPMYFFLFNLSFIDFSFSTAIVPKMLTSFISEKNFIFYAGCMTQLFFFCFFVFSESFILSAMAYDRYVAICMPLMYTVTMSPQVCLLLLLGVYGMGVFGATAHTGNIVFLTFCGDNLVNHYMCDIIPLLELSCNSSDVNLLVVFIVVTIGIGVPIVTIFISYGFILSSIFHISSTEGRSKAFSTCSSHILVVSLFFGSGAFMYLKPPSILPLDQGKVSSLFYTIVVPMFNPLIYSLRNKDVKFALKKTLDRIMLS; encoded by the coding sequence ATGGCTGAAGAGAACACCTCTTCTGTGAGAGAGTTCATCCTCACAGGCTTAACAGATCAGCCAGTACTCCAGATGCCCCTCTTCTTCCTGTTTCTGTGTTTCTACATGGTCACTGTAACGGGGAACCTGGGCTTGATAACCTTGATTGGACTGAATTCTCACCTTCATATtcccatgtactttttcctcttcAACTTGTCCTTCATAGATTTTAGTTTCTCTACTGCCATTGTCCCTAAAATGCTGACAAGCTTCATCTCAGAGAAGAACTTCATTTTCTATGCAGGGTGTATGACTCagctctttttcttctgtttctttgtcttttctgaaTCCTTCATCCTGTCGGCAATGGCATACGACCGCTATGTCGCCATCTGTATGCCACTGATGTACACGGTCACCATGTCTCCTCAGGTGTGTTTACTCCTTTTGTTGGGGGTCTATGGGATGGGAGTGTTTGGGGCTACGGCCCATACAGGAAATATAGTATTTTTGACTTTCTGTGGTGACAACCTTGTCAATCACTATATGTGTGACATCATTCCCCTCCTTGAGCTCTCCTGTAACAGCTCTGATGTAAATTTGCTGGTAGTCTTTATTGTTGTGACCATTGGCATTGGTGTGCCCATTGTGACCATTTTTATCTCTTATGGTTTTATTCTTTCTAGCATTTTCCACATAAGCTCCACTGAGGGAAGGTCCAAGGCTTTCAGTACTTGCAGTTCCCACATACTTGTAGTCTCTCTTTTCTTTGGGTCAGGAGCTTTTATGTACCTCAAACCACCTTCTATTTTACCTCTTGATCAGGGCAAAGTGTCCTCCTTGTTCTATACCATTGTGGTGCCCATGTTCAATCCATTAATCTATAGCTTGAGGAATAAGGATGTCAAATTTGCCCTAAAGAAAACCTTGGACAGAATAATGTTATCTTGA